The genomic region GATCCCGGGGATGCCGAACTCGGCGCATTTCTCCCAGCCGCGCTGCGAGAATTCACCCCTTCTTTCGCGCTCCTTGGCCCCCTGGTTCAGCTCGCGCCGGGCGAACTCGACGGCCATCTGCTTGAAGTTCCTTTGCTCCTCGTTGAAGATCGCTTCCATGGCTGGCCTCGGGCGGCCGGGTAGGCCGGGTAAGTGGAATCACAGGGTGAGTAAAAGCGAGGCCAGTCCGTAGTATGGGGGAAGCCCCGCCTCGCATTTCAAGGCGTTGAAGGTGGCCAGGGAAATCCCCAGCAGCTCCCGGACCGACTCGATGTAAGCCCGTCTTGTCTCCTGGTCCAGCGACTCTTTCAGATTCGGGCAGGCGTAGATCAGGCATTTCAGCGGTCGCTCGGCGTGCGGCAGCAGGCAGCCCCGCTCTCCGAGGTGGGTGCATCTACCCTTTCTTAAGCGGCCGGTTGGAGCCGCCATTGTCGGCTTTTTCAGCCCGGCCAGCGCGGACTCGATGCGGAGCCGGTAGTAGGCGGGGATCGGCTGGAGCGGCTGCACAGAAAACGCCTTGACCTGCTTGTGGCTGTACTTTCTCAGCCAGAAATCGATGGCGGTGAAATACTGCTCTGCAGGCTCGCCGCAGCAGGCGCCCTGGCAGCTGTGGCATCCTGCGAAGGAGGGAAGGTCGAGCCGAGCGATCCGCTCGTGGCAGCTGATGCGGTTTGCGTTCAGCTTTTGCAGCGCCTTCCTGGTCGGCTCGGATACCTCGTGCTCTTTGTCCAGGATTCCCTGCGTCAGGGCAGAGATCCTCTGGAACTGCCGGTAGCGCCGGGAGAAATGCCAGAAATCGTGCAGGTCCTTGGCCATGGCCGCATCCTTTTACCGGTCCTGCCCCGCCCGGTCGCGCTTGCGCCTGGCCATACCCGCGAGCGCGTAGATCATCGCCCACGCAGCCAGGTGCGAGGAATACCCCTGCGGGTCCTGCCCCGGGTAGACCTCGACGTAGTCGAGTCCGCTGATGCCGGAGGCTCCGATACTGTGCAACGCCGGCAGCAGCTCACTGGGGAGCAGCCCGTTGAAATCGGCGGGCCCACCGGGGTTGTAGCCGGCATCGATGCAGTCGCTGCAGATGGTGACGAAGACGTGCCTGGTGTTTTGGTGCGCGATCCTTATCGCCTCCTCGGTGACAGCGGTCATCCCCTTTTCCCTGACTTCCCTGGTGGTGATGACGCGCGCCCCCATGCTCTGGGCGTACTCGTACTGTGCCGGCGAGTTCCTCGGACCGCGGATGCCCAGGTGCACGATGCTCTCCTTGCGGACCTGGGGGATCTGGGAAATCCTGTGGATCGGGCCGCATCGGGCCAGCTGGTCGCTGCCGAAGGATTTTGCGTTGTCCAGGTGCGCGTCCAGGTGGATGATGCCGATCTCGCCGTCGCTTCCCTCCGCGAGCGCCCTGATGATCTCGGGGGTGAAGGAGTGGTCGCCTCCCAAGACGAAGGGGATGCTCTGGCTGCGGTAGATCTGCTGCATCGCGGCATGCACGCTGCGCATGGTCTCGGCCGGGTCGTTGGGGTGGACCGGGACATCCCCGATGTCGCCGAGCGTCAGGTGGTCGAACAGGTCGATCTCGTATTCGGGGAGGAAGCCGCCGTAGCGCGCCGATGCGTGCCGGATGCTCCTGGGTGCCAGCTCGCATCCGGTGAAGGAGCCCCAGGTGACGGTTCCCTCCCAGGGGACCCCGGCGATGACGACGTCATAGCCTGCCGCGGGTTTGCTGAAGTTGAGGACCGGTACGCCGAGAAAGGAGGGGGTGTCGCCATATACGGTGGGGAGCGATGCCTTCCTGTTTGGAACCATCGGGATCTCTTTGCGGTTCATCGTGACTCCTTTCCGCTTGCCGCGGTCTCAATCCGTCGTATCGCCAGATACGTGCAGTTTCCTGGACAAGAGCAGCCGGGTCGCCCTCACCCGGTTCAACTCACGCCAGCGC from Citrifermentans bremense harbors:
- a CDS encoding agmatinase family protein; translation: MNRKEIPMVPNRKASLPTVYGDTPSFLGVPVLNFSKPAAGYDVVIAGVPWEGTVTWGSFTGCELAPRSIRHASARYGGFLPEYEIDLFDHLTLGDIGDVPVHPNDPAETMRSVHAAMQQIYRSQSIPFVLGGDHSFTPEIIRALAEGSDGEIGIIHLDAHLDNAKSFGSDQLARCGPIHRISQIPQVRKESIVHLGIRGPRNSPAQYEYAQSMGARVITTREVREKGMTAVTEEAIRIAHQNTRHVFVTICSDCIDAGYNPGGPADFNGLLPSELLPALHSIGASGISGLDYVEVYPGQDPQGYSSHLAAWAMIYALAGMARRKRDRAGQDR